From Clostridiales bacterium, the proteins below share one genomic window:
- a CDS encoding InlB B-repeat-containing protein — protein MTRTNRKLVAFIIAVTFLLAALGALAWATSGFENWNAAEWFGGWGQGISAPVEVEDTAARVRTSSTEVDHEIITDSPDGSTMFATTKLPTPSLTAFYATDKLSVQLSKSSFAVGTVNVFLDPSGGNHYTLASFTEKDFTLDGSTYYAYIPLSTIREKLNTLNTSYGTIYARNVNKDGYVDSNDSTDLVISNVSEITTEFTNTTYKVKCAEDFYNGGYYQLNVCSSDRIGGAGSSMVFGDSILNLKGASYVTYADGYISVDLLSLSGTITTSLDRYYISFAYDFYKPSTETKKVSAFTRTFWNFNTFSVTHLPAPTNFTYNAGTLTWDSVDGATKYGVFWTEKGSEKKAFVDTTSYTFDINALGEGEHTVRVRALGNLGETAMTEGRTAMISAYNAANIITQVVALTYNVDGDVVTKFVPYGSNVKDYLYDVELDGREFGGWYYDSGFSSKVQDTDVISGDMTIYARLSDKAVEERPTSWWGLNKWKVLIPCFVFGGLLIIGGIAAVIVKKKKKA, from the coding sequence ATGACAAGGACTAATAGGAAGCTTGTAGCTTTCATAATCGCCGTAACGTTCTTATTGGCGGCGTTGGGTGCGTTGGCATGGGCAACGAGCGGGTTCGAGAACTGGAACGCCGCCGAGTGGTTTGGCGGTTGGGGGCAAGGTATTTCCGCTCCCGTCGAAGTCGAAGATACCGCCGCGCGTGTCCGGACAAGCTCGACCGAAGTCGATCATGAGATCATAACGGATAGCCCCGACGGCAGCACTATGTTCGCTACTACAAAACTGCCAACGCCTAGTTTAACCGCTTTTTATGCTACGGATAAACTAAGTGTTCAATTGTCTAAATCCAGTTTTGCGGTCGGCACTGTTAATGTATTTTTGGATCCTTCCGGCGGCAATCATTATACGTTAGCTTCTTTTACCGAAAAAGATTTTACTCTTGACGGTTCAACGTATTATGCATATATCCCGCTTTCGACTATCCGTGAGAAATTGAATACCTTAAATACTTCTTACGGTACTATATATGCTCGAAACGTAAATAAGGACGGCTACGTCGACTCGAATGACTCGACGGACCTTGTTATTTCTAACGTAAGCGAGATTACGACCGAATTTACGAATACTACTTACAAAGTAAAATGCGCCGAAGATTTCTATAACGGCGGATATTATCAACTCAATGTATGCAGTTCAGATAGAATAGGCGGCGCAGGTAGCTCTATGGTTTTCGGCGATTCTATCCTAAATCTTAAAGGCGCTTCTTACGTTACGTATGCCGACGGATACATATCCGTAGATTTGTTGTCGCTGTCCGGCACGATCACAACTTCGTTGGATCGTTATTATATCAGTTTTGCGTACGATTTTTATAAACCTTCGACCGAAACAAAAAAAGTATCGGCTTTCACTCGAACGTTCTGGAATTTCAATACATTTTCCGTAACTCACCTACCCGCCCCGACTAACTTTACATACAACGCCGGAACGCTTACGTGGGATAGCGTAGACGGTGCGACGAAGTACGGCGTGTTCTGGACCGAGAAAGGTAGCGAGAAGAAAGCTTTTGTCGATACGACTTCGTACACTTTCGATATTAACGCGCTCGGCGAAGGCGAACATACCGTGCGTGTCCGGGCTCTCGGCAATCTTGGCGAAACCGCAATGACCGAAGGCAGGACCGCAATGATCTCGGCATATAACGCCGCAAACATTATAACTCAGGTTGTCGCGCTCACTTACAATGTCGACGGCGACGTCGTAACTAAGTTCGTGCCGTATGGTAGCAACGTTAAAGACTACCTTTACGATGTCGAGCTCGACGGGCGCGAGTTCGGCGGTTGGTACTACGACAGCGGCTTTTCGAGCAAAGTCCAAGACACCGACGTTATAAGCGGCGACATGACTATCTATGCCCGATTAAGCGATAAAGCGGTCGAGGAACGCCCGACTTCTTGGTGGGGACTGAATAAGTGGAAGGTCCTTATTCCCTGCTTCGTTTTCGGCGGCTTGCTTATAATCGGCGGGATAGCCGCGGTAATCGTAAAGAAAAAGAAGAAGGCTTAG
- a CDS encoding DNA cytosine methyltransferase, with translation MKILVACEESQRVCSAFRAKGHEAYSCDIVFCSGGLPQFHIWSDVTPLLNGNCTFRTCDGQTHTVDKWDMIIAFPPCTYLSRAGSSNLYKNGEIDQERFDRGQRAAQFFMSILNADCERICIENPVPIKKFGLPEPTQVIQPYYFGVPVSKMTFLWLKGLPFLCPTNVVDPKYTFNTYPQFKNSFGKYRQCNRSKTFKEVAEAMALSWG, from the coding sequence ATGAAAATCCTCGTAGCTTGCGAAGAAAGTCAAAGAGTATGCTCGGCGTTCCGCGCGAAAGGACACGAAGCCTATTCTTGCGATATAGTCTTTTGTTCGGGCGGTTTGCCGCAGTTCCATATTTGGTCCGACGTCACGCCGTTGCTAAACGGTAATTGCACATTCAGGACTTGCGACGGACAAACTCACACGGTAGACAAATGGGATATGATCATAGCTTTCCCGCCGTGTACTTACTTATCCCGCGCAGGGAGTTCGAATCTTTACAAAAACGGCGAAATTGACCAAGAACGGTTTGACCGGGGTCAAAGAGCTGCGCAATTCTTCATGAGTATTCTCAATGCCGATTGCGAGCGCATTTGTATCGAGAACCCCGTGCCCATAAAGAAATTCGGCTTACCCGAACCGACCCAAGTTATTCAGCCGTATTACTTCGGCGTGCCCGTCAGTAAGATGACGTTTCTTTGGTTAAAAGGCTTGCCTTTTCTCTGCCCCACGAACGTAGTCGACCCCAAGTATACGTTCAATACATATCCGCAGTTTAAGAACTCGTTCGGCAAGTACAGACAATGTAATCGTAGTAAGACATTCAAAGAAGTAGCCGAAGCTATGGCTTTGAGCTGGGGTTAA
- a CDS encoding magnesium transporter CorA family protein — MLKIYGMESGKRELAERDAIAPGTWVNLENPSDLEVELVSRATNIPEDMLKAALDEEERARIDVDDDVTLILVDIPVINEQKDAYVYSTLPLAMVFNKDYFVTVCLRETSVLSDFVTKAIRNFDVNKRTRFIYQILYVNATKYLYYLKLIDRQANGIQQSLHRALKNTELMKLLDLDKALVYFSTSLISNQTVIERIRTLSTIKHYGDDDDLLDDVIIENKQAIEMATIHRDVLSGTMDTFASVISNNQNIIMKLLTAITILLTIPTLISGLWGMNVPVPLAENPYGFWIILGVVAAILVPVIIIMVKKRMF, encoded by the coding sequence ATGTTAAAAATTTACGGTATGGAAAGCGGTAAGCGCGAGCTTGCCGAGCGTGACGCGATCGCTCCGGGGACTTGGGTCAATCTCGAAAACCCGTCCGACCTCGAAGTGGAGCTTGTCAGCCGCGCTACGAATATTCCCGAGGATATGCTCAAAGCCGCGCTCGACGAAGAGGAGCGCGCCCGTATCGACGTTGACGACGACGTAACTCTTATACTCGTCGACATTCCCGTTATAAACGAGCAAAAGGACGCGTACGTGTATTCCACGCTCCCGCTCGCAATGGTTTTCAATAAAGACTACTTCGTCACCGTGTGCCTGCGCGAAACGTCGGTACTCAGTGATTTCGTGACCAAAGCGATACGTAATTTCGACGTAAACAAGCGCACGCGGTTCATCTATCAAATATTGTACGTCAACGCGACCAAGTATTTGTACTACCTCAAACTCATCGACCGTCAGGCGAACGGCATACAGCAATCGCTGCACCGCGCGCTCAAAAACACCGAGCTTATGAAGCTCCTCGATCTTGATAAAGCGCTTGTATACTTCTCGACCTCGCTCATATCCAACCAAACCGTGATCGAGCGTATCCGCACGCTGTCGACTATCAAGCACTACGGCGATGACGACGATCTTCTCGATGACGTAATCATAGAGAACAAACAGGCGATAGAAATGGCGACCATCCACCGCGACGTTTTGTCGGGCACTATGGATACGTTCGCGTCGGTTATTTCGAACAACCAGAATATCATTATGAAGCTTCTGACCGCGATAACCATTCTCTTGACGATCCCGACGCTCATAAGCGGTTTGTGGGGCATGAACGTGCCCGTGCCGTTAGCCGAGAACCCGTACGGGTTTTGGATAATATTAGGCGTAGTCGCGGCGATACTCGTTCCAGTCATTATTATAATGGTCAAGAAACGAATGTTCTGA
- a CDS encoding site-specific integrase — MDKDFIRYKLGIMANAVSSIFEQTNTLKNEICTMLGFLKADDDFGNGFDNQMEKINQMIIKLNIKGSTRVRSNGLIELRTAAFGSIYGRTAEEVEQKLTEKIKELTTKPKTLNKGQTPTLSEFYNDIYLQHKEQTVSANFLRSIRSSFKQCVDGGLDKPLNKLSTVELEKFLMTIEKARTRQVVRGFLFNLFEYAKQLGTVKINPCENVSAVKYTKNIGKAFSFKEQEEFFTELYKAKNIPTNKKLYYTFVYLTGTRRSEAISLNVSNVDFETNILHIPGTKTKNSNRDMPLFPLVKELLLRITPTDAGRYFTLEQAKATQVIKKVTSDHHLHELRHTFGTIAICVKKLDAKTVALYMGHADATMTLNIYTHPEQLDKELFFNGALTEEEKLAIMRQRYSGITDMIAEFLNSIPKSYPN; from the coding sequence ATGGACAAAGACTTTATCCGCTACAAACTCGGCATTATGGCCAATGCAGTCAGCTCGATATTCGAGCAAACCAACACGCTCAAAAATGAGATATGTACTATGCTCGGCTTCCTAAAAGCCGACGACGATTTCGGCAATGGGTTTGATAATCAAATGGAGAAGATTAACCAAATGATAATCAAACTAAATATAAAAGGCTCGACAAGAGTTCGTTCGAACGGACTGATCGAGCTACGCACCGCCGCTTTTGGATCTATCTACGGGCGAACTGCCGAAGAAGTAGAACAAAAGCTCACAGAAAAAATAAAGGAGCTTACGACAAAACCAAAAACACTAAACAAAGGACAAACCCCGACGTTATCCGAGTTCTACAACGATATTTACTTGCAGCACAAAGAACAAACGGTTTCGGCAAACTTTTTACGGTCGATTAGAAGCTCGTTCAAACAATGCGTTGACGGCGGACTGGATAAACCGCTGAACAAGCTATCTACCGTAGAATTAGAAAAATTCCTTATGACAATAGAAAAGGCGAGAACACGACAAGTCGTGCGCGGATTTCTATTCAACTTATTCGAGTATGCAAAACAGCTCGGCACGGTTAAAATCAACCCTTGCGAGAACGTTTCGGCGGTTAAGTACACTAAGAATATCGGCAAAGCATTCAGCTTTAAGGAGCAAGAAGAATTTTTTACCGAGCTGTACAAGGCAAAAAATATCCCGACGAACAAAAAGCTGTATTATACGTTTGTCTATCTAACCGGAACGCGCCGAAGCGAAGCAATTTCGCTCAACGTTTCCAACGTTGACTTTGAAACAAATATCTTACATATACCCGGCACGAAAACGAAAAACTCAAATAGGGATATGCCGTTATTTCCGCTCGTAAAAGAATTGCTATTGCGAATTACACCTACGGATGCCGGAAGATACTTTACGTTGGAACAAGCAAAAGCAACACAGGTTATAAAAAAGGTAACTTCGGATCACCACCTACACGAACTTCGGCACACGTTCGGAACGATTGCTATATGCGTGAAAAAGCTCGACGCTAAAACGGTTGCGCTTTACATGGGACACGCCGACGCGACCATGACGCTTAATATTTACACGCACCCAGAACAGCTCGACAAAGAATTGTTTTTCAATGGTGCGCTTACCGAAGAAGAAAAACTCGCTATTATGCGGCAACGATATAGCGGAATTACCGATATGATCGCCGAGTTCTTAAACAGCATACCCAAATCATACCCAAATTAA
- a CDS encoding helix-turn-helix transcriptional regulator — MKVNNFQQKSDKIFLRCTMIKYNEAIKEHRLEAGMTLQYVQDHTGISNQNLSRWERGEAIPGIDFCITLAKFYGITLDELVGISEYDAADKPAIIEQSNKKLSTFDNEYAEILDDNNFIQTAKLFKAIKPELRALAFGYLVGLLQSQKIDTAAILGY, encoded by the coding sequence GTGAAAGTCAATAATTTTCAACAAAAAAGTGATAAAATTTTTTTAAGGTGTACTATGATTAAATATAATGAAGCAATTAAAGAACATAGATTAGAAGCCGGTATGACATTGCAATATGTGCAAGATCATACTGGCATATCTAATCAAAATTTAAGCCGCTGGGAAAGAGGGGAAGCAATCCCAGGGATAGACTTTTGTATCACGCTTGCAAAATTTTACGGAATAACGCTTGATGAGCTTGTAGGCATATCCGAATACGACGCAGCTGATAAACCCGCAATAATAGAACAGTCTAATAAAAAGCTATCCACATTCGACAACGAATACGCCGAAATACTCGACGACAACAATTTTATTCAAACAGCAAAACTTTTCAAAGCGATAAAACCGGAACTCAGAGCATTAGCCTTTGGATATCTTGTAGGTTTACTTCAAAGTCAAAAAATTGATACGGCCGCTATTCTCGGATATTGA
- a CDS encoding DUF2695 domain-containing protein, which yields MPRKTFNKLFDYLDRELGKRGCNGRLDITVEFLKKNDLDVDKIIDWLADNGGGCNCEVLCNIEEKFE from the coding sequence ATGCCGCGAAAAACCTTTAACAAGCTTTTCGATTATCTCGACCGCGAGCTGGGTAAGCGCGGTTGTAACGGTCGGCTCGACATCACGGTCGAGTTCCTGAAAAAGAATGATCTCGACGTCGATAAAATAATCGACTGGCTCGCCGATAACGGCGGCGGCTGCAATTGCGAAGTTCTTTGCAATATCGAAGAAAAGTTCGAATAG